In Malania oleifera isolate guangnan ecotype guangnan chromosome 8, ASM2987363v1, whole genome shotgun sequence, a single window of DNA contains:
- the LOC131163066 gene encoding uncharacterized protein LOC131163066, giving the protein MHAKTDSEVTSLALSSPTRSPRRPVYYVQSPSRDSHDGEKTTTSFHSTPVLSPMGSPPHSHSSVGRHSRESSSSRFSGSLKPGSRKISPNDASRGAPSKGQKPWKEFDVIEEEGLLEDGEIRRGIPRRCYYLAFVVGFVVLFTLFALILWGASRPQKPKITMKSITFEQLVIQAGSDFTGVATEMVSLNSTVKFTYRNTATFFGVHVTSTPLDLSYSQLTLASGAVKKFYQSRKSQRSVAVTVSGNKVPMYGSAASLSSSTGKATLPLKLAFMIRSKAYVLGKLVNPKFNKMIECSVVLDPKKLNRPISLKDACKYE; this is encoded by the exons ATGCACGCGAAGACGGATTCGGAGGTGACGAGCCTCGCCCTGTCGTCGCCGACCAGATCTCCGCGGAGACCGGTGTACTATGTCCAGAGCCCCTCGCGGGATTCCCACGATGGAGAGAAGACGACGACGTCGTTCCACTCCACGCCGGTGCTCAGCCCGATGGGGTCGCCGCCGCACTCTCACTCCTCCGTCGGCCGCCACTCTAGGGAGTCCTCCTCCAGTAGATTCTCCGGATCCTTGAAGCCTGGATCTCGCAAGATCTCCCCTAACGACGCCTCTCGCGGCGCGCCCAGTAAAGGACAGAAGCCATGGAAGGAGTTCGACGTCATCGAAGAAGAGGGTCTTCTCGAAGACGGCGAAATTCGCAGGGGCATCCCTCGCCGGTGCTATTATCTCGCTTTTGTCGTTGGTTTTGTTGTTCTGTTCACTCTGTTTGCGTTGATTTTGTGGGGTGCCAGTCGGCCTCAGAAGCCCAAGATCACGATGAAG AGTATTACATTTGAGCAATTAGTGATCCAAGCTGGTTCTGATTTTACGGGCGTGGCGACGGAAATGGTTTCCCTGAACTCCACTGTGAAATTCACGTATCGTAACACGGCGACGTTTTTCGGGGTCCATGTGACATCAACGCCGCTAGATCTGTCATACTCCCAACTCACGTTAGCCTCCGGAGCT GTGAAGAAGTTCTATCAATCAAGGAAGAGCCAAAGATCGGTCGCTGTGACGGTGTCGGGGAATAAGGTCCCAATGTATGGAAGCGCGGCGAGCCTGAGCAGTTCAACGGGGAAAGCGACATTGCCCCTGAAACTGGCTTTCATGATTCGATCGAAAGCGTACGTTCTGGGAAAGCTGGTAAATCCAAAATTCAACAAGATGATCGAGTGCTCGGTGGTTCTAGATCCGAAGAAGCTCAACCGGCCGATCTCCCTTAAGGATGCTTGCAAATACGAGTAA